Proteins from a single region of Seriola aureovittata isolate HTS-2021-v1 ecotype China chromosome 9, ASM2101889v1, whole genome shotgun sequence:
- the rprd1b gene encoding regulation of nuclear pre-mRNA domain-containing protein 1B isoform X1, translated as MSSFSESALEKKLSELSSSQQSVQTLSLWIIHHRKHSALIVKVWHRELKKAKSNRKLTFLYLANDVIQNSKKKGPEFTKDFESVLVDACSHVASEADEGCKKHMERLLNIWKERNLYRSDFIQQLKLAIEDTNSPRPSGQTTEEKKAVKRSYQKIQEEEDDEDDDYRSHNSPHNTDVSATQLTEELVKALQDLENAASGDAAVRQKIASLPQEVQDVSLLEKITDKEAADKLSKTVDEACLLLAEYNGRLAAELEDRRQLARMLTEYISSQKEALMEREKKLEEYKQKLARVTQVRKELKSHIQSLPDLSLLPNVTGGLAPLPSAGDLFSTD; from the exons atgtcGTCCTTCTCGGAGTCGGCCCTGGAAAAGAAGCTGTCGGAACTGAGCAGCTCGCAGCAGAGCGTCCAGACTCTGTCTCTATGGATCATCCACCACCGAAAACACTCGGCCCTCATCGTCAAAGTGTGGCACAGAGAGCTGAAGAAAG CTAAATCCAACAGGAAGCTGACGTTCCTGTATCTGGCCAATGATGTCATCCAGAACAGCAAGAAGAAAGGACCAGAGTTCACCAAAGACTTTGAGTCCGTCCTCGTCGATGCCTGCTCCCATGTTGCCAG TGAAGCAGATGAGGGCTGTAAAAAGCACATGGAGAGACTCCTAAACATCTGGAAGGAGAGGAACCTCTACAGAAGTGACTTCATTCAGCAGCTTAAACTGGCCATAGAAGACACCAACAGCCCCAGGCCTTCAGGTCAGACCACGG aggagaagaaggcgGTGAAACGTAGCTATCAGAagatccaggaagaggaagatgatgaggaCGACGACTACAGGAGCCACAACTCCCCTCACAACACAGATGTCTCTGCAACTCAGCTG acagaggagctgGTCAAGGCCCTGCAGGACTTGGAGAACGCTGCATCAGGCGATGCAGCTGTTCGTCAGAAGATTGCCTCGCTGCCGCAGGAAGTCCAGGACGTTTCCCTGCTGGAGAAGATCACTG ACAAGGAGGCAGCAGACAAGCTGTCAAAGACGGTGGATGAAGCCTGCCTGCTGCTGGCGGAGTACAACGGCCGACTggctgcagagctggaggacCGGAGGCAGCTGGCCCGCATGCTGACTGAATACATCAGCAGCCAGAAGGAGGCActcatggagagagagaagaaactaGAG GAATACAAGCAGAAACTGGCGAGGGTGACCCAGGTGAGGAAAGAGCTCAAGTCCCACATCCAGAGTCTCCCTGACCTCTCCCTCCTGCCCAATGTGACCGGAGGTCTGGCCCCGCTCCCTTCAGCCGGAGACCTCTTCTCCACTGACTGA
- the rprd1b gene encoding regulation of nuclear pre-mRNA domain-containing protein 1B isoform X2, which yields MSSFSESALEKKLSELSSSQQSVQTLSLWIIHHRKHSALIVKVWHRELKKAKSNRKLTFLYLANDVIQNSKKKGPEFTKDFESVLVDACSHVASEADEGCKKHMERLLNIWKERNLYRSDFIQQLKLAIEDTNSPRPSEEKKAVKRSYQKIQEEEDDEDDDYRSHNSPHNTDVSATQLTEELVKALQDLENAASGDAAVRQKIASLPQEVQDVSLLEKITDKEAADKLSKTVDEACLLLAEYNGRLAAELEDRRQLARMLTEYISSQKEALMEREKKLEEYKQKLARVTQVRKELKSHIQSLPDLSLLPNVTGGLAPLPSAGDLFSTD from the exons atgtcGTCCTTCTCGGAGTCGGCCCTGGAAAAGAAGCTGTCGGAACTGAGCAGCTCGCAGCAGAGCGTCCAGACTCTGTCTCTATGGATCATCCACCACCGAAAACACTCGGCCCTCATCGTCAAAGTGTGGCACAGAGAGCTGAAGAAAG CTAAATCCAACAGGAAGCTGACGTTCCTGTATCTGGCCAATGATGTCATCCAGAACAGCAAGAAGAAAGGACCAGAGTTCACCAAAGACTTTGAGTCCGTCCTCGTCGATGCCTGCTCCCATGTTGCCAG TGAAGCAGATGAGGGCTGTAAAAAGCACATGGAGAGACTCCTAAACATCTGGAAGGAGAGGAACCTCTACAGAAGTGACTTCATTCAGCAGCTTAAACTGGCCATAGAAGACACCAACAGCCCCAGGCCTTCAG aggagaagaaggcgGTGAAACGTAGCTATCAGAagatccaggaagaggaagatgatgaggaCGACGACTACAGGAGCCACAACTCCCCTCACAACACAGATGTCTCTGCAACTCAGCTG acagaggagctgGTCAAGGCCCTGCAGGACTTGGAGAACGCTGCATCAGGCGATGCAGCTGTTCGTCAGAAGATTGCCTCGCTGCCGCAGGAAGTCCAGGACGTTTCCCTGCTGGAGAAGATCACTG ACAAGGAGGCAGCAGACAAGCTGTCAAAGACGGTGGATGAAGCCTGCCTGCTGCTGGCGGAGTACAACGGCCGACTggctgcagagctggaggacCGGAGGCAGCTGGCCCGCATGCTGACTGAATACATCAGCAGCCAGAAGGAGGCActcatggagagagagaagaaactaGAG GAATACAAGCAGAAACTGGCGAGGGTGACCCAGGTGAGGAAAGAGCTCAAGTCCCACATCCAGAGTCTCCCTGACCTCTCCCTCCTGCCCAATGTGACCGGAGGTCTGGCCCCGCTCCCTTCAGCCGGAGACCTCTTCTCCACTGACTGA
- the LOC130175110 gene encoding LOW QUALITY PROTEIN: taste receptor type 1 member 1 (The sequence of the model RefSeq protein was modified relative to this genomic sequence to represent the inferred CDS: inserted 1 base in 1 codon) gives MFAAVFLSLGWLIVKLTDGELDYISQGQGMQLQGNFSIAGLFPLHYTDGPSAGLPALGPCNVGRPNKHGFHLLQAMRFAVEEINNSSGPHPLLPGVKLGYQMYDICSVPASVLATLDLLEQQNQGPFTPRTKGDTDTDYDNSQRAVAVIGPDSSSKSFSPAALLGAYLMPQISYEASNEMLSNKFLYPAFFRTIPSDKNQVAAMIRLLIHFNWTWIALLGSDNSYGLQGMQSLSHQAPQHGICIAYQGVIRSLRPDTVQTMRNMVDSLLKTKVNTIVVFSSKSKLSGFFPFVVERKVTGKVWIGTEDWSVATLISEIPGIHTIGTVLGVSIKYAAISGFEDFERNAVQASLQQSKLQKVSNGTTNPGNACLQSTXLYGLTRKNFSLEKYDVTSSFNVYKAVYAVAHALHQALGCDSGECQRRKVHPWELLPWLKQVRFSLGNTSVYFDAHGDPPTGYDIVSWVWRGTDWSLRVVGSFSPDPVTLTVHDDQIEWHDTKQSRQVPLSICSPPCPGGHKNLLMGQHACCFDCQACPEATFLNISEPTLCQPCLPEQWAPPSSDQCLNRTVLLLAWDAPLSIALLFFLATCVLMTCSSAVILLLNLNTPVAKSAGGRTCLLMLAALTAAAMSSLCHFGRPSPLACVLKQPLFIFSFTVCLACITVRSLQVVCIFKFASKLPPVYDKWAKKHGPEFTILLVSVTILFVSGLRVVLNPPQPSQDLDFYKDSIVLECSNTLSGGAWLELAYVSLLSVLCFAFSYMGKDLPANYNEAKCVTFSLMVYMISWMSFFTLYLISRGLFTMAAHVFAILFSVLAFLWGYFLPKIYIIVLKPQMNTTAHFQNCIQMYTMSKQ, from the exons atgtttgctgctgtgtttctgtccttGGGTTGGCTGATAGTGAAGTTAACTGATGGGGAACTGGACTACATCTCTCAGGGACAGGGGATGCAACTGCAGGGGAACTTCTCCATCGCTGgactttttcctctccactACACAGATGGACCGAGTGCCGGTTTGCCTGCTCTGGGTCCATGTAATGT AGGTCGACCCAACAAACACGGCTTTCACCTGTTGCAAGCCATGAGATTTGCTGTGGAAGAAATCAACAACAGCAGTGGACCACATCCTCTCCTACCAGGAGTGAAGCTGGGCTACCAGATGTATGACATCTGCTCAGTGCCGGCTAGTGTCCTGGCCACACTGGACCTGCTGGAGCAACAGAACCAGGGCCCCTTTACGCCCAGGACAaagggagacacagacacagactatGACAACAGCCAAAGAGCGGTGGCTGTGATTGGGCcggacagcagcagcaaaagctTCAGCCCCGCTGCATTACTGGGGGCTTATCTCATGCCACAG ATCTCTTATGAAGCCTCAAATGAAATGCTCAGCAACAAGTTCCTCTATCCAGCCTTTTTCCGCACAATTCCCAGTGACAAGAACCAGGTTGCAGCTATGATCCGGCTTTTAATTCACTTTAACTGGACATGGATTGCTCTCTTAGGTAGTGACAACTCCTATGGCTTGCAGGGTATGCAGAGTCTTTCCCACCAAGCACCTCAGCACGGCATCTGTATTGCCTACCAAGGGGTCATTCGATCACTCAGACCCGACACAGTCCAGACCATGAGGAACATGGTGGACAGCCTACTGAAGACCAAAGTCAACACCATTGTAGTCTTCTCCAGCAAGTCCAAACTCAGTGGCTTTTTCCCATTTGTCGTTGAGCGCAAAGTGACAGGCAAGGTGTGGATTGGGACGGAGGACTGGTCAGTAGCTACTCTTATATCAGAGATACCTGGGATCCACACCATTGGCACTGTGCTGGGTGTGTCCATTAAATATGCAGCTATATCTGGTTTTGAGGACTTTGAGAGAAATGCAGTTCAggcttcactgcagcagagcaaaCTCCAGAAAGTCTCTAATGGCACCACAAACCCAGGCAATGCCTGTCTACAGTCCA ACCTGTACGGCCTCACCAGGAAGAATTTCTCACTAGAGAAATACGACGTCACGTCTTCCTTCAACGTGTACAAGGCGGTGTACGCTGTGGCTCACGCTCTGCACCAAGCTCTTGGCTGTGATTCTGGAGAGTGTCAAAGGAGGAAGGTGCATCCATGGGAG cttCTCCCCTGGCTTAAGCAGGTGCGATTCTCTCTGGGCAACACCTCCGTGTACTTTGACGCACACGGTGACCCGCCCACAGGATATGACATTGTCTCCTGGGTTTGGAGGGGGACGGACTGGTCTCTAAGAGTGGTGGGCTCCTTCAGCCCAGATCCCGTTACCCTCACAGTTCATGATGATCAGATTGAGTGGCACGACACAAAACAGTCGAGACAA GTGCCGCTGTCCATCTGCTCTCCACCCTGCCCGGGGGGCCACAAGAATCTGCTGATGGGGCAACACGCCTGCTGCTTTGACTGCCAGGCTTGTCCTGAGGCCACATTCCTCAATATAAGTG aaCCCACTCTGTGCCAGCCATGTCTGCCGGAGCAGTGGGCTCCTCCAAGTAGTGATCAGTGTCTGAATAGGACTGTCCTGCTCCTCGCCTGGGACGCCCCCCTCTCCATCGCCCTGCTCTTCTTTCTGGCCACCTGTGTTCTCAtgacctgcagctctgcagtaaTCCTGCTGCTCAACTTGAACACGCCTGTGGCCAAGTCTGCTGGAGGCCGCACCTGCCTCCTGATGCTGGCAGCCCTGACTGCTGCTGCCATGAGCTCTTTGTGCCATTTTGGCCGGCCATCTCCTCTGGCCTGTGTCCTCAAGCAGCCTCTATTCATCttcagcttcactgtgtgtCTGGCCTGCATCACTGTGCGCTCCCTCCAGGTTGtctgcatttttaaatttgCATCCAAGCTGCCGCCGGTCTATGACAAATGGGCCAAAAAACACGGGCCAGAGTTTACCATTCTCCTGGTGTCTGTCACcatattgtttgtttctggGCTCCGTGTGGTGCTCAACCCTCCCCAGCCGTCCCAGGATCTTGACTTCTACAAGGACAGCATTGTCCTGGAGTGCAGTAACACCCTCTCAGGCGGCGCGTGGCTGGAGCTAGCTTATGTCTCCCTGCTCAGTGTCCTCTGCTTCGCTTTCAGCTACATGGGAAAAGACCTGCCAGCAAACTACAATGAGGCCAAGTGTGTCACCTTCAGCCTCATGGTGTACATGATCTCCTGGATGAGCTTCTTCACCTTATACCTCATCAGCAGAGGCCTGTTCACCATGGCCGCACACGTGTTTGCCATCCTCTTCAGCGTCCTGGCCTTCCTCTGGGGCTACTTCCTGCCCAAAATTTATATTATTGTCCTGAAGCCACAAATGAACACCACAGCTCATTTCCAGAACTGCATTCAAATGTACACCATGAGCAAACAGTGA